In the Bacteroidales bacterium genome, CGTAATAGAAGGCAATATTGGCGCAGGGAAAACCCTGTTAACAAAGCTATTGGCTGAAAAATATAATGCAAAAGCTGTTTATGAACAGTTTGCCGATAATCCGTTCTTACCAAAGTTTTACAAAGAGCCTGACAGATATGCTTTCCCATTAGAACTTTCGTTCCTCGCCGATAGATATAATCAGTTGAAAAAGGAGCTGGCACCCGATTCTGCCGACTCGCTTATTATATCAGATTACTATTTTTCAAAATCATTAGTCTTTGCAAGAAAGACATTGACTGACGATGAGTATAATCTTTATTTTAAGTTGTTTAACCTTATTTTAAACCAATTGCCAAAACCCACGATTTACGTTTACCTGCATAGAAGTACTTCAGAGCTTTTGAAAAATATAAAAAAACGTGGTCGTGATTATGAAAAGAGTATCACAGCTGATTACCTGAAAAGTATCGAAGAGGGTTATTTCGATTACCTATCGCAACAGACAGAGTTTCCAGTATTAATATTTGAATGCGATAAGCTTGATTTTGAAAATAACAGAGAGCATTTGGACTTTATTGATGAGAATATATTCTGTAAACATCATGAAAAGGGAGTTAAAACAATTAGCAATGTTTGTAGTGAGCGAAGTCGAAGTAAGCAATGAACAATGTGCAATTGGGCTAAACCACAGTCAATTAGTAATTAGTTGTTAACAATTAATTTGTTTATAGGACAGCATGTGATTAACCATAGGCTTGTGTCTATGGGTGCGCAACAACACATAACTCGCTTACAGTAGCACTTTTCAGTAAAAACAAAACAATCTACGATTAAATGATTGTAAATATGTCAATTATAATTGTTCATTGCTAATTGCTAATTGCTCACTGCTCATTGTTTAACTGTTTGTTTATAAACTCCACAGTTTCCTGTAAACTTCGAGCTGAATTATATCTATTATCTATTTTATCGAGCTCACAATTGCATCTGCTTGTTTCTAAAATTGTTATATAACCCATATAATCAATATTATCGGTTGTCCTATAGCGTGCAGCTCGCCGTAAAAACGTTGGATGAAGGGTGTTGTTTGACGAGTACTCTATAAATGTACTAAGCCCCATAATGTAATGCTTAAACCGCTTAACATATAGAGGTTCAGTTAAGTTAAAGTACCATTCAAAAGTTTTTAGTTTATCATTATAGAAGCAAATCTCAGAAACTTTATAATGACTATTTTTCGGTCCAATATAAAAGTGTGTACTATCTTTTATCGACCAATCGCGTTTAAAGGAAGCCTTTTTACTGTTAAAGTTTTTCCATCTATGGGATTTTTCTAATAAAATATTTTCTTTTAGTACTTTGTCAAGACTAAAATAAAAAAACAGGTGGTCAAATTTGTAAGGAGACCTTCTTTTATTTGTTCTATTGGGTGCGTGTTTATAACTATCGATACTACAAATATATAAATTGCCCCAACCTGGTTTTAATTTATTGCTAACCCGCAATAAACCCTTTAAACTCTCAACCTCGCCAGTTTTTAGGTTTTTAAGGAACATCTCAAAATCATAAAAAACAACAGTATCACTTTGCATAAATAACGCATGAGACGAGTCTCGAAGCTGTACAAGATGTTTTCGAGCGTCATAATTATCAGCCCTTACTACAACCCCTTGTAAGTCAGTTGTACTCTCCAATTGAATTGTGTTGTTATTTACGGAAGACAAATTTACGATAGAGTCTTTAAAGCCAACTCTGTGACATCTAATTTGCTCTATCTTATCGTCTAAGTGAGCAATACCGTCGTCATTTGAAATGGCAATAAGCTCTAACTCCTTTAAAACCAATACATCTTTTATTGGACTATTTAGCTTATCGGTAAAGACAACAAAACGGTTTTGCGAAAAAAGATTGTGGCTGAATAAAAAGATAAGAGTAAAAGTGATTAAAAGTGATTGTTTCATAACTGTTTTATTTAAAACTGGGAAGTTGAAAAATAGCTTTCATTGATATTTTATTAACGAAGTTTGTTGTGAGTTTTTATTCCCTTGTTAAAAAATGACACCCTCATTAACTCTCCATCTTTTTCAAGCGAAATGTTAAGTATTGAATCACTATTAATTGTTTCAATAATTTTTGAATGAGAGTTCATTTTTAAAATACTTGTATTAAAAACAATTGTTTCATTTGATGAAATTTCCTTTGATAGTTTGACAGGCAAGTTTTTGTGCGTTCTTAGATAATTTACAAGGTCGTAAAGAGTCATTAAACCGTAGTTGTTCGGTAGCTCTGAAATACCACTGTTTATTTTAATAATATGGGCTTTAATTATAGTTGTGTCTGAACCTATGTTTGCTATTTTTTGTAAATCCCTTATCAACTGTTCTATTGAAATTTTTTCATTAGGCTTCGAAAAGGCAGTTAGCTGGTATTTGTTTAATGAATTAACTTCGCTCGCATAAATTATTTCGTTGTTGAAAGGAGATATATTAGGGATCAATTCAGGTAGTGTTGATATAACCTCAATAGTGTCAAGATTATTTATGTTTTTATTTTCACCTGATGAGAAAACAGAAATTTCTGTCAGCTGGGCAGTATAAGTGTTATTTTCAAATTGAATCAAAGACATATTCTGGTTAGGGAAGAAAATTAAAGGGATCATTGCAATAAAATTGTTAACGGAATGAGCTAAAACACACAAGAAAAAATTAAATTTCAGTCCAATAAAAGACAAAATTAGCGATAACCCGAAGTAAGGTATTAAGTTGACAATGCATAATGAGCTATCAATATTACCGTAATGCATAAAAGCAAAGATTAGTGAAGTTATTACTGCATTTATTATTGTATTTTTTATCCAAAAGAAACAGAGAAATAAAATCAATGCAACCAGAGCAAAAATCAAAAAACTTTTTGAAATTTGAAAAATTATTAGAGAAATACCTATTAGTGAAATAATATAAGTAAATCGTTTTTTCATTGTCCATAACCTAAAGACTATTTCTTCAAGAAAAGGAAAAACTATTATGGTAAAACTTATTATTTTTAAGGGTGTTAGGTCGGAGAGGTTTGTCAAAACAGGACTCTGGAAAGAATAAATATCGTTTTTAAATTGAGAAATATAGTAGATGTTGAAAAGTGTTCCTAAAACAAAAAAGATTAACCCCAAGATTAATATAACCTTATGTTCATATTTTTTTTTATTTGATAGTTTGTTTGGCATATCTGTATAATTTTAAATGAGGCTGTCTCAAAAGTAAAATTTAACTAAAAAGTGGCAAGGTGTCTCAAATTGTCCAAATGCAAGGTACTGAGATTGAGGTCGAGGGAGCGTACACAAAGCGATGCACTGAGCAAAGCAGAAGTGTACGTGACTGAGTCTGAATATCGAAGTAACGCAGCAGTTGGGCACTTATGAGACACCGCCTTAATTTGACTATGGTTAGGGGCAAGTAATACATGAAGCACTACAAGAATTGACAACACTGCACATTCCGTTTTCTGTGCATCCTGCTACATCCGATGCAATCTGATTATCACAATAATAATCTACTCCAGCGGAAATAAGCAAAGCAGCACCCCATACTAAAACCCAGGGAAATTTGTCATTCGCATTTAATATTTGACCAACTTCTATATTTCCTAGAAAATTTTGAAGTGCTAAACCACTATCCAAATAAGTTAGTTCAATAACTCTTTCTGATGAACCTGTTATCGTCATTACCACATTGTTCATTGATTGTTCTCTTATTAAAAAATTAAAAACATTCTCTCTGTTAGATACAACGACATTATTGTCATTTATATCAGAAATGGTAATATCTCCCAAACCATCATAGTTTATATAAAAGTTTCCAACAAACATTTCTCTTTCTGGTTCATATTTGTCTCTTTTATACCAGCTAAGTTTTCCACGCAAATCGTCTCCTTTAATAACATTAAGGACATTATCATAACTGTATTCTATCTGAATTTGATTTGTAGGAACCTTTTGGTGTT is a window encoding:
- a CDS encoding deoxynucleoside kinase is translated as MQLYVIEGNIGAGKTLLTKLLAEKYNAKAVYEQFADNPFLPKFYKEPDRYAFPLELSFLADRYNQLKKELAPDSADSLIISDYYFSKSLVFARKTLTDDEYNLYFKLFNLILNQLPKPTIYVYLHRSTSELLKNIKKRGRDYEKSITADYLKSIEEGYFDYLSQQTEFPVLIFECDKLDFENNREHLDFIDENIFCKHHEKGVKTISNVCSERSRSKQ
- a CDS encoding CPBP family intramembrane metalloprotease, coding for MPNKLSNKKKYEHKVILILGLIFFVLGTLFNIYYISQFKNDIYSFQSPVLTNLSDLTPLKIISFTIIVFPFLEEIVFRLWTMKKRFTYIISLIGISLIIFQISKSFLIFALVALILFLCFFWIKNTIINAVITSLIFAFMHYGNIDSSLCIVNLIPYFGLSLILSFIGLKFNFFLCVLAHSVNNFIAMIPLIFFPNQNMSLIQFENNTYTAQLTEISVFSSGENKNINNLDTIEVISTLPELIPNISPFNNEIIYASEVNSLNKYQLTAFSKPNEKISIEQLIRDLQKIANIGSDTTIIKAHIIKINSGISELPNNYGLMTLYDLVNYLRTHKNLPVKLSKEISSNETIVFNTSILKMNSHSKIIETINSDSILNISLEKDGELMRVSFFNKGIKTHNKLR